In Betaproteobacteria bacterium, the DNA window GGTCCCCTATCGCGGCAAGCAGGGTAGTTTCCAATACGTATCCGCCACCGACGTGCTGCACGGAAACGCGCCGCTGAGCGACCTCAAAAGCAAGATCGTGCTGGTCGGTACGACCGCCCCGGGCCTATATGACTTGCGCGCAGCGCCTGTTGCCAGCGTATATCCGGGAGTGGAGATGCATGCCAACCTGATTGCCGGCATGCTCGATGGCAGCATCAAGCAACGACCACCCTATGTGCTGGGTGCGGAAGTAGTTTTGCTGTTGTTCTCCGGGATAGGCATGGCGCTGCTGTTGCCAATGGTGAATCCCTTGCGGGCCACGGTACTGACGGTTGTAATCATTGTCGCGGTATTCGCGACCAATGTGCTGGTATGGACCGAGGGCAACCTGGTGCTTCCGCTGGCTTCCGGACTATTGATGATAACCATGCTATTCGCGCTCAATATGTCCTACGGTTTCTTCGTGGAATCTCGCGCCAAACGTCAGATTACCGGTCTGTTCGGGCAGTATGTCCCACCCGAACTGGTCGACGAAATGAGCAAGGATCCGGAAGCCTTTTCGATGGAAGGCGAGAGCCGGGAGTTGTCGGTGCTGTTTACGGACGTGCGCGGATTCACCACCATCTCGGAGGGCCTGGACCCGAAAGAGTTATCCAAGCTGATGAATGAATTTTTGACGCCGCTCACGCGAATAATTTACAAGCATCGCGGCACGATCGACAAGTACATGGGCGATTGCATCATGGCCTTCTGGGGCGCCCCGCTCAACGATCCGCAACACGCGCGCAACTCGGTAATGGCGGGTCTGGAAATGCACCGGATCCTTGCGGAATTGCAGCCTCACTTCAAGGACAGGGGTTGGCCGCCGATTCACATCGGCGTGGGCGTCAACAGTGGCCGTATGAGCGTCGGCAACATGGGTTCGGAAATCCGGTTGGCATACACGGTAATGGGCGATGCAGTGAATCTGGCGTCGCGCCTGGAGGGCATTACCAAGCAATACGGCGTGAATATGATAGTGGGTGAAACGACGCGCGCCGAAGTGCCCGAAGTCGTATTTCGCGAGCTCGACAAGGTCAAAGTTAAGGGCAAGGAGGCCCCGGTCGCCATTTTTGAGCCAATCGGACTGTTCGATGAGATCGAAAAGGCCGTGCAGGATGAATTGAAGCTGTGGGGCCAGGTGCTCAGGCTGTACCGGGCTCGTGACTGGGATATGGCAGAATTGCAGTTGATCAACCTCATGAAGGTTGCTCCGGATAGCGGGCTTTACAGGCTGTTTCTCGAACGAATTGCGCGTTTGCGCAAGAACCCGCCGGAAGACGGCTGGGACGGTTCCTGGAAATTCGAAACCAAATAGCCATGCAGATCAGGATACTCGGTTGCAGCGGAGGCATCGGCGGAAATCTGCGCACGACCTCGATGCTGCTCGACAATGACGTGCTGGTGGACGCTGGTACCGGGGTGGGCGACCTTACCATCACCGAACTGCTCAAGATCGACCATGTTTTTCTGACGCATTCTCACCTCGATCACGTCACGTCGTTACCGTTTCTCGTGGATACCGTGGGCCCGATGCGGGAAAAGCCGATAACCGTGCATTGTGCGGAGGCCACGCGAAAAATTCTTCAGGAGCACATTTTCAACTGGAAGGTCTGGCCCGACTTCACCGAGATCCCAAGCAAGTCGTCTCCTTGCCTGCGCTATTCGACATTTGCCGTGGGCGACAGGATCGATCTTGATGGGCGCACGATCAATGTCCTGCCGGCCAACCATGTCGTACCTGCAGTCGGTTTTCAGTTTGACAGCGGCGAAGCCAGCCTGGTGTTTACCGGCGATACCACGGTGAACGACGCGTTGTGGGCGGAGGTCAACAAGATCGGTAATTTGCGCTATCTCATCATCGAAACAGCCTTTCCCAACATGGAGAAGAAACTGGCAATCGCCTCCAAGCATCTCTGTCCGAGCATGCTCGCGGAGGAGCTGGCCAAGCTGCAGCGT includes these proteins:
- a CDS encoding adenylate/guanylate cyclase domain-containing protein codes for the protein MKKHLVRIALGLVVVLVFVGHAAGRYKIPFIDRFENIVYDARLRLTMANNVDPRIVIIDIDEKSLAAEGRWPWRRDKLGTMLDQLFDHYNVGIVGFDIVFAERDESSGLGILRELGQKELKGNAQYQAVLKDVAPQLEYDRVFAEKLKNRAIVLGYYFSDVRSEDGKGRASGALPKPVMPAGTFKGKNILFTSWVGYGANLEEFQQAAASGGHFNPLPDDDGVIRRVPMLAEYNGAYYESLSMAMIRLGLGLPPVVPGFPQDKPWSKNYPGLEWVDMGSVRIPVDNLVTALVPYRGKQGSFQYVSATDVLHGNAPLSDLKSKIVLVGTTAPGLYDLRAAPVASVYPGVEMHANLIAGMLDGSIKQRPPYVLGAEVVLLLFSGIGMALLLPMVNPLRATVLTVVIIVAVFATNVLVWTEGNLVLPLASGLLMITMLFALNMSYGFFVESRAKRQITGLFGQYVPPELVDEMSKDPEAFSMEGESRELSVLFTDVRGFTTISEGLDPKELSKLMNEFLTPLTRIIYKHRGTIDKYMGDCIMAFWGAPLNDPQHARNSVMAGLEMHRILAELQPHFKDRGWPPIHIGVGVNSGRMSVGNMGSEIRLAYTVMGDAVNLASRLEGITKQYGVNMIVGETTRAEVPEVVFRELDKVKVKGKEAPVAIFEPIGLFDEIEKAVQDELKLWGQVLRLYRARDWDMAELQLINLMKVAPDSGLYRLFLERIARLRKNPPEDGWDGSWKFETK
- a CDS encoding 3',5'-cyclic-nucleotide phosphodiesterase, which codes for MQIRILGCSGGIGGNLRTTSMLLDNDVLVDAGTGVGDLTITELLKIDHVFLTHSHLDHVTSLPFLVDTVGPMREKPITVHCAEATRKILQEHIFNWKVWPDFTEIPSKSSPCLRYSTFAVGDRIDLDGRTINVLPANHVVPAVGFQFDSGEASLVFTGDTTVNDALWAEVNKIGNLRYLIIETAFPNMEKKLAIASKHLCPSMLAEELAKLQRSTRVFITHLKPGAGTLTMQEVEECAERYNPRMLSNGQVFKF